A genomic window from Fusarium oxysporum Fo47 chromosome VIII, complete sequence includes:
- a CDS encoding anaphase-promoting complex, cyclosome, subunit 4-domain-containing protein, whose amino-acid sequence MAQRNQLAPFSATEYQDRAPDGYPVSCPTLDLSATWDPVDENILVYRPPGQVVSKIHQAGAPGQKAPDAQAVTWRSDGQFLAVGWSDGFVRLMGLENNKAAHHIKVGESSGNKITHIGWASSSIAGKSSSAVSQALKDGLGEDPTRNGGGLPLDLPRELTFLEVDTVLPKISPLPSSSAGSGEDALVFTLRTGIDFLFQPPKPEEYDQVSVMIIGTSDGQLQLSIYDSFIIGSFQCPQINPSSSSQLILHASHPQVSTQALLVADKSEEPEEVHLVPIDLPFISSHPINLSLLASKLTTLQKLLRYLKQAQLHMQVEWRNTRELPTRFLRSIEGDLENLETGPRSIVPALYHLAVTGHAYEPVREWLVESLAERGHKRWDKAVVSGLEGLRNLVHENFLPALDRCAIILSRLRGLAQFHDTRDDIGFTLQQTSRLMDIVQCLQLIGHKVLINVMDELDSFTAFSTWLRFQIDRLASSSSASEELTEKEATMDIAKVLSYIENYLIDSPLRLFFDEMTREDYEADWAHIEGGPTLLHVLDQALVKWENGQPSMKALPRVEFLVSYATNWANRTFKGIAEAKRRSVRLGNPIRLSAGRVVSHRDMRMSKSKNKETNVVTALASKEAKSEVQIFSVGINIINGISTNRPPTSCRIDLGPRTLIDLKFLNDETLVILSNSQDNGPQVVCVPIRTERLTYAEYDPNRLSETPCVSVDGFTAYSFPEKSVSRPLRMEVNDRNNVRGDMPPRVCVLESNRTTIKTFTFP is encoded by the exons ATGGCGCAGCGAAACCAACTTGCGCCCTTCAGCGCGACTGAGTATCAAGACAGGGCACCTGATGGCTACCCTGTGAGCTGCCCAACTCTAGATCTCTCAGCAACTTGGGACCCAGTGGACGAGAACATACTTGTGTACAGACCTCCTGGTCAGGTTGTTTCCAAGATCCACCAAGCTGGTGCGCCGGGCCAAAAAGCACCAGACGCGCAGGCAGTTACTTGGAGGTCGGATG GCCAATTCCTTGCAGTCGGATGGAGTGACGGCTTTGTGCGATTGATGGGGCTCGAGAACAACAAGGCAGCTCACCATATCAAAGTTGGCGAATCTTCAGGGAACAAGATCACGCACATTGGATGGGCGAGTAGCAGTATTGCCGGGAAGAGCTCCAGTGCCGTATCCCAAGCTCTGAAGGATGGCCTCGGTGAAGATCCAACGCGGAATGGAGGTGGTCTTCCGTTGGATCTTCCTCGTGAACTGACTTTCCTCGAGGTTGACACAGTATTACCCAAGATCAGCCCTCTTCCCAGCAGTAGTGCCGGCTCAGG AGAAGATGCTTTGGTTTTCACGTTGAGAACTGGTATAGACTTCCTCTTCCAGCCCCCGAAGCCAGAGGAGTATGATCAAGTCAGCGTTATGATTATTGGGACGAGCGATGGTCAGCTTCAGCTGAGCATATACGATTCGTTCATCATTGGCAGCTTTCAATGCCCCCAGATTaatccatcatcaagctcacaGCTTATTCTTCATGCATCGCACCCACAGGTATCAACCCAGGCTTTACTAGTTGCAGACAAATcagaagagccagaagaAGTGCACTTGGTGCCTATCGACCTTCccttcatctcatcccaCCCTATCAACCTTTCTCTCCTCGCCTCCAAGTTAACCACTCTTCAAAAGCTATTGAGATATCTGAAGCAAGCACAACTTCATATGCAGGTCGAATGGCGAAACACGCGCGAGCTTCCCACAAGATTTCTGCGAAGTATTGAAGGCGATCTCGAAAATCTCGAGACTGGGCCACGAAGTATTGTGCCTGCTCTTTACCATTTGGCAGTGACAGGTCACGCCTACGAGCCTGTACGCGAGTGGTTGGTTGAAAGTCTGGCAGAACGA GGCCATAAACGATGGGATAAAGCAGTAGTCTCCGGCTTGGAGGGCCTCAGAAATTTAGTCCATGAGAACTTCCTCCCAGCTCTTGACCGCTGTGCAATCATCCTAAGCAGGCTACGAGGCTTGGCTCAATTTCATGACACCCGAGATGACATCGGCTTCACTCTCCAGCAAACTAGTCGCTTGATGGATATTGTTCAATGTCTCCAACTCATCGGTCACAAAGTATTGATCAACGTGATGGACGAACTTGATAGCTTCACCGCGTTCTCAACATGGCTTCGCTTCCAAATCGACCGGCTTGCCTCTTCTAGCTCCGCGAGCGAGGAACTCACGGAAAAGGAGGCAACCATGGACATTGCAAAGGTTCTGAGTTATATTGAGAATTATCTCATCGATAGCCCGCTTCGGCTATTCTTTGACGAAATGACCAGAGAAGACTATGAAGCAGACTGGGCGCACATAGAAGGTGGTCCGACTCTGCTTCATGTCCTTGATCAGGCGTTGGTAAAGTGGGAGAACGGCCAGCCCAGCATGAAAGCTCTCCCACGTGTCGAATTTCTTGTTTCATATGCCACGAACTGGGCAAATCGTACATTCAAGGGTATTGCAGAGGCAAAGAGGCGTAGCGTTCGACTTGGAAACCCAATTAGACTCTCGGCTGGTCGTGTGGTGTCACATAGAGATATGAGGATGAGCAAATCAAAGAACAAG GAAACAAATGTGGTGACTGCTTTAGCATCTAAAGAGGCTAAAAGCGAAG TTCAAATATTCTCCGTCGGCATTAATATTATCAATGGCATTAGTACCAACAGGCCACCAACAAGTTGTCGTATCGATCTTGGCCCACGTACATTGATTGACTTGAAGTTTCTCAACGACGAAACACTTGTCATACTAAGTAACAGTCAAG ATAACGGGCCGCAAGTTGTCTGCGTACCTATCCGAACAGAAAGGCTTACATATGCCGAATACGATCCCAACAGGCTTAGTGAGACGCCCTGCGTATCAGTTGATGGATTCACGGCCTACTCTTTTCCTGAGAAGTCAGTGTCTAGACCATTGCGTATGGAGGTTAACGACAGGAATAATGTCAGGGGCGACATGCCCCCGAGAGTCTGCGTTCTTGAGAGTAATCGCACCACTATCAAAACATTTACTTTTCCGTAG
- a CDS encoding coatomer subunit delta, with amino-acid sequence MVVLAASICTRGGKAVLSRQFREMPRSRIEALLASFPKLADSGTQHTTVEQDNVRFVYQPLDELYMVLITNRQSNILQDIDSLHLFAQVVTSTCKSLDEREILKNAYELLSAFDELVTLGYRENLTISQIKTFLDMESHEERIQEIIARNKELEATEERKRKAKQLEMQRKDAARSGRGAMGGMGGMGGMGSSGGMPRSPSYPSYNPPSQSNTSTYDSYEAEKNKSFSKPLAPKAKGMQLGKKSKTTDMFERVRGDMGGEIDDSPLVTPAPAQHAEAAEPRLSSTLDRDAIHVTISETISAKLSREGAVNSLAISGDLVLRISDPSLTKIKLGLQAVASHGVQFRTHPNVDRNLFNGSKIIQMSNTARGFPVNNAVGVLRWRASPKVDDASACPITFTVWINKEGAKYNITVEYELTGSDALNDVSVVIPYAGSEPVVSSFDATYDVSGDALEWTIGNVDEENPNGSFEFEAESGDENDFFPMTVRFNKSTPYIDVDVHSASLLEEDEEVTFSKEIKSHADNFLVE; translated from the exons ATG GTCGTCCTTGCGGCTTCGATTTGCACCCGTGGAGGGAAAGCTGTCCTCTCGAGACAGTTCCGAGAGATGCCACGATCGCGCATAGAAGCCCTCCTCGCCTCGTTCCCCAAACTTGCCGATAGCGGTACGCAGCACACGACCGTCGAGCAAGACAACGTCCGATTCGTTTACCAGCCTCTCGACGAGCTCTACATGGTTCTCATCACCAATCGACAGTCCAACATTCTCCAGGACATCGACTCCCTGCACCTGTTTGCCCAGGTAGTTACCAGCACATGCAAGAGCCTCGACGAGCGCGAAATCCTCAAGAATGCCTACGAACTGCTCAGTGCTTTTGACGAGCTTGTCACCCTCGGCTACCGTGAGAACTTGACCATTAGCCAAATCAAGACCTTCCTGGACATGGAGAGTCATGAGGAGCGCATCCAAGAGATTATTGCAAGA AACAAAGAGTTGGAAGCCACCGAGGAGCGAAAACGAAAGGCGAAACAGCTCGAGATGCAGCGCAAGGATGCTGCTCGCAGTGGTCGCGGAGCTATGGGTGGCATGGGCGGAATGGGCGGAATGGGCAGCAGTGGTGGTATGCCCAGAAGTCCTTCCTATCCCTCATACAACCCCCCTTCGCAATCCAATACCAGCACCTACGACTCAtacgaggctgagaagaacaagtCCTTCAGCAA ACCGTTGGCTCCTAAAGCCAAGGGTATGCAATTGGGTAAGAAGTCCAAGACAACTGACATGTTCGAGCGAGTACGAGGTGACATGGGAGGCGAAATCGACGATTCACCTCTTGTTACCCCCGCACCCGCCCAGCATGCCGAAGCCGCCGAACCTCGCCTCTCGTCAACCCTTGATCGCGATGCTATCCACGTCACTATTTCAGAGACTATCTCGGCCAAGTTGTCTCGCGAGGGTGCTGTCAACTCCCTAGCTATCAGTGGCGATCTTGTTCTCCGCATCTCAGACCCTAGCCTGACAAAGATCAAGCTCGGCCTCCAAGCTGTTGCGTCGCATGGCGTACAGTTTCGTACACACCCCAACGTTGACCGAAACCTGTTCAACGGTTCCAAGATTATCCAGATGAGCAACACTGCACGTGGCTTCCCGGTCAACAACGCTGTTGGTGTTCTGCGATGGAGGGCTTCTCCCAAGGTTGATGACGCCAGCGCATGCCCCATTACCTTTACTGTCTGGATCAACAAGGAGGGGGCCAAGTACAACATAACGGTCGAGTACGAATTGACCGGTAGCGATGCCCTGAACGATGTTAGTGTCGTTATTCCCTATGCAGGTAGCGAGCCTGTTGTTTCAAGCTTCGATGCTACCTATGATGTTTCTGGCGACGCTCTCGAGTGGACAATTGGCAACGTGGATGAGGAGAACCCCAATGGCTCATTCGAGTTCGAGGCCGAGTCCGGTGATGAGAATGATTTCTTCCCTATGACGGTTCGCTTCAACAAGAGCACACCATACATTGACGTTGAC GTTCACTCCGCGTCTCTTttggaagaagacgaggaagtGACATTTTCCAAGGAGATCAAGTCTCACGCAGACAACTTCTTGGTAGAATAG
- a CDS encoding magnesium transporter NIPA-domain-containing protein has product MIEDKYIGLALAMTSALAIGTSFVITKKGLIQAEERHGFEGDGFVYLRNPLWWAGIATLGLGEVCNFAAYAFAPAILVTPLGALSVLIGAVLGSYFLNEELGTLGKLGSAICLIGAVIIVLHAPPDEEIETVDEILHYAIQPGFLLYAFAVVAFAVFMIYKIAPVYGRRNALIYLSICSTVGSISVMSVKAFGIALKLTFAGHNQFSHPSTYVFMILTAVCIVTQMNYFNKALASFPTNIVNPLYYVTFTTATLCASFILFSGFNTNDPVNTLSLLCGFLVTFTGVYLLNLSRGDPHGQRLTAGRGGSDATGTDMVSGLQTRLSMQARRSGDPSRHSMSSQRGDREGLIRAYDEEEAAGFALTDLASDSDEDVRHANGNGKASYDENIELDNRHKSGDR; this is encoded by the exons ATGATTGAAGACAA GTATATCGGTCTGGCTCTTGCTATGACATCGGCCTTGGCCATCG GAACAAGCTTCGTTATTACAAAAAAG GGATTGATTCAAGCAGAAGAACGGCATGGCTTTGAAGGCGACGGCTTTGTCTACCTTCGAAATCCCCTGTGGTGGGCCGGTATTGCGACTC TTGGTCTAGGAGAAGTCTGCAACTTTGCCGCATACGCTTTCGCCCCTGCTATCCTCGTCACACCTCTTGGAGCTCTCAGTGTGCTCATTGGCGCTGTTCTTGGCTCGTACTTCCTCAACGAAGAGCTTGGTACGCTGGGCAAGCTCGGCAGTGCTATATGCCTGATCGGCGCTGTTATTATTGTTCTTCATGCGCCTCCGGATGAGGAGATCGAGACCGTCGACGAGATCTTGCACTACGCAATTCAGCCAG GTTTCCTTCTCTACGCCTTCGCCGTTGTTGCTTTCGCCGTCTTCATGATTTACAAGATCGCCCCTGTCTATGGCAGGAGAAACGCCCTCATTTATCTTTCCATCTGCTCCACCGTCGGATCCATTTCAGTCATGTCTGTCAAGGCCTTTGGTATTGCGCTTAAGCTTACTTTTGCTGGCCACAACCAGTTCAGCCACCCTTCGACATACGTTTTCATGATTTTAACGGCCGTATGCATTGTGACTCAGATGAATTACTTCAACAAAGCTCTTGCCAGCTTTCCCACCAACAT TGTCAACCCCCTTTACTACGTAACGTTCACCACCGCCACCCTCTGTGCCTCCTTTATCCTCTTCAGCGGATTCAACACGAACGACCCAGTCAATACTCTCTCGCTGCTTTGCGGATTCTTGGTTACTTTTACGGGCGTCTATCTCCTGAACCTTTCCAGGGGTGACCCCCATGGCCAAAGATTGACCGctggacgaggaggaagcgACGCCACCGGTACCGACATGGTTTCTGGTTTACAAACTCGTCTGAGCATGCAGGCAAGGAGGAGCGGCGATCCTTCACGACACAGCATGAGCAGCCAACGTGGAGACCGCGAGGGTCTCATTCGCGCAtacgacgaggaagaagctgctgGTTTCGCTCTGACCGACCTCGCCTCGGATAGTGACGAAGATGTTCGTCACGCCAACGGCAATGGCAAAGCGAGCTATGACGAAAACATCGAGCTCGATAACCGCCACAAGTCAGGCGATCGGTGA
- a CDS encoding ribosomal protein S3, whose amino-acid sequence MAHPGSQISKRRKFVADGVFYAELNEFFQRELAEEGYSGVEVRVTPTVTDIIIRATHTQEVLGEQGRRIRELTSLIQKRFKFPENSVSLYAAKVQNRGLSAVAQCESLRYKLLNGLAVRRACYGVLRFIMESGAKGCEVVVSGKLRAARAKSMKFTDGFMIHSGQPAKDFIDHATRHVLLRQGVLGIKVKIMRGSDPEGKAGPQKTLPDAVTIIEPKEEQAVLQPVSQDYGAKAAQAAQAAQDARVAEEEGGDEVQAVEQ is encoded by the exons ATGGCTCACCCCGGATCTCAGAT CTCCAAGCGGAGAAAGTTCGTCGCCGACGGTGTCTTCTACGCTGAGCTCAACGAGTTCTTCCAGCGCGAGCTCGCTGAGGAGGGCTACTCCGGCGTCGAGGTCCGCGTTACCCCCACCGTCACCGATATCATCATCCGAGCCACCCACACCCAGGAGGTTCTCGGCGAGCAGGGCCGCCGCATTCGCGAGCTCACCTCGCTCATCCAGAAGCGATTCAAGTTCCCCGAGAACTCCGTCTCCCTCTACGCCGCCAAGGTCCAGAACCGTGGTCTCTCCGCCGTCGCTCAGTGCGAGTCCCTGCGAtacaagcttctcaacggtCTCGCCGTCCGACGTGCTTGCTATGGTGTCCTccgcttcatcatggagTCTGGCGCCAAGGGTTGTGAGGTTGTCGTCTCCGGTAAGCTCCGTGCTGCCCGTGCCAAGTCCATGAAGTTCACCGACGGCTTCATGATTCACTCTGGTCAGCCCGCCAAGGACTTCATCGACCACGCTACCCGTCACGTTCTCCTCCGACAGGGTGTCCTGGgtatcaaggtcaagatcatGCGCGGCTCCGACCCTGAGGGCAAGGCCGGTCCCCAGAAGACTCTCCCTGACGCTGTCACCATTATCGAGCCCAAGGAGGAGCAGGCTGTCCTCCAGCCTGTCAGCCAGGACTACGGCGCTAAGGCCGCCCAAGCCGCTCAGGCTGCTCAGGATGCTCGAgttgctgaggaagagggtggtgatgaggtcCAGGCTGTTGAGCAATAA
- a CDS encoding phosphatidylinositol-3-phosphatase YMR1, with product MEARKIIESVQGIYGGQTTHGTLRLTDFHLVFCAPIDQSAKPSESSSHKPKVRERWIPYPMLCYCALRPVPPGSRQAPSIRLRCRDFTFVTFNFTDSEIAREAFDFIKSRTCKLGTVEKLYAFSHKPLKHEREVGGWSVYDPKAEFRRQGISEKLPDKGWRITHINKDYTFCDTYPAFLVVPSKISDNVLKYAKEFRSRNRVPALSYIHPVNNCTITRSSQPLSGITRKTNVQDEKLVAASFNALLPPGSEESTPLSSQPDVSLGNSSLETELSETERYEDELISRSVAVYDSSGKRQVYGAQQSNLIVDARPTINAMVNQVQGMGSENMDKYKFARKIFLSIENIHVMRSSLNKVIDALKDADISPLPPNRELLHQSGWLRHIHDVLDGSAIIARQIGINHSHVLIHCSDGWDRTSQLSALAQIMLDPYYRTIEGFIVLVEKDWLSFGHMFRLRSGHLNHEDWFTVQKDAFAGSKVQPGENDGRGDAFQNVLSGAKRFFNQNKDDPDLAAVSETAPGKVVDDEATSPKMVSPVFHQFLDCTYQLLRQNKTRFEYNERFLRRLLYHLYSCQYGTFLFNSEKQRKDARAAERTSSVWDYFLCRRAEFTNPDFDASIDDHVKGQERILLPRLKEIRWWHQLFGRTEDEMNGGLNAAAAAETDRQTAISNLQYPSVIQADADPRSSTSSSKSGPPSVLTGVETAHETLTPESRHTPIERSASTEPSGNTFAAIRDGIAGLNLGKGMLGQFTNTGESASSSSSAPAPARSDQELPPPLLTTESDAPSTLERCSFYSVPSDLSGEWEYIKRRDSESLGLHSRLNSIDSLQPDAGLPTPCHSPTIEMPKPVAKLERVLFKSDGQRRAMANSDM from the exons ATGGAAGCCCGAAAG ATCATCGAGAGCGTCCAGGGTATCTATGGCGGCCAAACAACTCATGGCACTTTGCGACTGACCGATTTCCATCTGGTATTCTGCGCACCCATCGATCAATCCGCCAAACCCTCAGAAAGTTCGTCTCACAAGCCCAAAGTTCGCGAGAGATGGATTCCATATCCCATGCTGTGCTATTGTGCACTTCGGCCGGTGCCACCCGGATCTCGCCAGGCTCCATCGATCCGTTTACGATGTCGTGACTTCACCTTTGTGACATTCAACTTCACCGACAGCGAGATTGCCCGAGAAGCTTTCGATTTCATCAAGTCTCGAACTTGCAAACTAGGAACAGTAGAGAAGCTCTATGCTTTCTCCCACAAGCCTCTAAAGCATGAGCGAGAGGTTGGCGGTTGGTCAGTCTATGATCCAAAAGCAGAGTTCAGACGCCAGGGTATCAGCGAGAAATTGCCTGATAAAGGTTGGAGGATCACGCATATCAACAAGGACTATACCTTTTGCGATACATATCCTGCTTTTCTGGTTGTTCCCTCCAAGATCTCGGATAACGTCCTTAAATATGCGAAGGAGTTCCGCTCGAGAAACCGTGTGCCGGCTCTGTCATACATTCATCCAGTAAACAACTGTACCATCACTCGAAGCTCTCAGCCCCTCTCTGGCATCACAAGGAAGACAAACGTGCAAGACGAGAAACTAGTAGCGGCATCATTCAACGCCCTTTTGCCGCCAGGCTCTGAGGAAAGCACACCTCTATCGAGTCAGCCCGATGTGTCCCTTGGAAACTCGTCACTGGAGACGGAGCTTTCGGAGACGGAACGATATGAAGATGAGCTCATTTCGAGATCCGTTGCCGTTTATGATTCTTCTGGGAAGCGTCAAGTATATGGTGCACAGCAGAGCAACTTGATTGTGGATGCTCGTCCTACTATCAATGCAATGGTGAATCAAGTACAAGGAATGGGCTCGGAAAACATGGACAAGTACAAGTTTGCACGCAAGATATTCCTTAGTATTGAGAATATTCACGTCATGCGAAGCTCCCtcaacaaggtcattgacGCTCTCAAAGACGCCGACATTTCACCTTTACCGCCAAACAGAGAGCTACTCCATCAAAGTGGCTGGTTACGGCACATTCATGATGTTCTGGATGGCTCAGCTATAATTGCAAGACAGATCGGAATCAACCATTCACATGTTCTCATTCACTGCTCCGACGGCTGGGACCGTACAAGCCAGCTCAGTGCTTTGGCTCAAATCATGTTGGACCCCTACTACCGCACGATTGAAGGTTTCATTGTTCTTGTGGAAAAAGATTGGTTGTCTTTTGGTCACATGTTCAGGCTTCGATCGGGCCACTTGAACCACGAGGATTGGTTCACCGTGCAGAAAGATGCTTTTGCAGGTTCCAAGGTACAGCCCGGAGAGAACGATGGCCGGGGTGACGCGTTCCAGAATGTGCTGAGTGGTGCGAAGCGTTTCTTCAACCAGAATAAAGATGACCCCGACTTGGCTGCAGTTAGTGAAACAGCTCCTGGAaaggttgttgatgatgaagctacCTCTCCAAAGATGGTCAGTCCTGTCTTCCACCAGTTCCTTGACTGCACCTATCAACTTTTACGCCAAAACAAGACTCGTTTTGAGTATAACGAGCGCTTCCTGCGCCGCCTTCTATACCACCTGTACTCGTGCCAGTACGGCACTTTCCTCTTTAATTCAGAGAAGCAGAGAAAAGATGCGCGAGCTGCAGAACGGACGTCTTCCGTTTGGGACTACTTTCTGTGTCGGCGAGCTGAGTTCACAAACCCCGACTTCGATGCCAGTATCGACGATCACGTCAAAGGACAGGAGCGGATCCTGTTACCGCGACTGAAGGAGATAAGATGGTGGCATCAGTTGTTCGGAAGGactgaggatgagatgaacGGCGGTTTGAACGCcgccgcagcagcagagacTGACCGCCAAACCGCCATATCAAATTTACAGTATCCTAGCGTTATCCAAGCAGATGCCGACCCTCGGTCATCCACTTCAAGCTCCAAGTCGGGGCCACCCTCGGTTCTCACAGGAGTTGAGACTGCCCACGAGACACTCACCCCTGAATCGCGACATACGCCAATCGAACGGAGCGCATCTACCGAACCAAGCGGTAACACCTTTGCCGCTATCAGGGATGGGATTGCAGGTCTCAATCTAGGCAAGGGAATGCTGGGGCAATTTACAAATACTGGCGAGTCAGCGTCGTCGTCAAGTTCGGCTCCCGCACCAGCTCGTAGCGACCAGGAGCTAC CACCGCCGCTTCTGACAACAGAGTCTGACGCACCGTCAACGCTTGAGCGCTGCAGCTTCTACAGTGTACCCAGCGATCTCAGTGGAGAGTGGGAGTATATCAAGCGGCGCGACTCTGAGTCTTTGGGCCTTCACTCAAGACTTAACTCCATTGATAGTCTCCAGCCCGATGCGGGCCTGCCGACGCCGTGTCACTCTCCAACTATTGAAATGCCAAAACCTGTGGCAAAGCTTGAGAGAGTCCTCTTCAAATCTGATGGGCAGAGGCGTGCGATGGCAAATTCCGATATGTAA
- a CDS encoding armadillo-type protein, translating to MADAPNSGDELYPIAVLIDELKHDDVLLRLNAIHRLSTIALALGAERTREELIPFLDESVEDEDEVLVALSEELGGFVEYVGGSQWGHVLLSPLENLASIEEPVVRDKAVESLNKICTELSSQQVEEYFIPLTIRLAKADWFTSKVSGCGLFTTPYNKVSPPVQEQLRQQFGLLVHDETPMVRRQAATNLAKFVKEMPATIVVDEMIPLFQHLAQDDQDSVRLLTVEVLISIAEAVPKEQQASHGVLLTALRNLIEDKSWRVRYMIADRFEKIAKAVDEEVVSRDLVPAFVKLLKDNEAEVRTAIAGQIPGFCALVDRNVLLNDIMGSIEDLVSDTSQHVRAALGTQISGLAPILGKQETIDHLLPMFLQMLKDEFPEVRLHIISKLELVNQVIGIDLLSQSLLPAIVQLAEDKQWRVRLAIIEYIPLLASQLGVQFFDEKLSNLCMGWLGDTVFSIREAATHNLKKLTEVFGVEWASEAIIPKVMAMGNHPNYLYRMTTCFAISTLASVVSMDVIAKSILPMLDKLVTDDIPNIRFNVAKTYRVLINVLRRLPDEGTLYDLEKQGSEITPSPRGSELIQQRVVPNLEKLQKDDDVDVRYFATTAAAEISGPIAGGEPMNTSP from the exons ATGGCTGACGCGCCCAACTCTGGCGATGAGCTGTACCCTATCGCCGTCCTTATTGACGAGCTGAAG CACGATGATGTTTTGCTCCGTCTCAACGCAATCCACCGTCTCTCGACCATTGCTCTCGCTCTCGGCGCTGAACGAACCCGTGAGGAGCTTATCCCCTTCCTCGATG AGTCCgtggaggatgaagatgaggtcCTTGTTGCCCTGAGCGAGGAACTTGGCGGCTTTGTCGAGTATGTCGGCGGTTCCCAGTGGGGTCATGTTCTGCTGTCTCCCCTCGAGAACCTCGCTTCTATCGAGGAGCCCGTCGTTCGCGACAAG GCCGTCGAGTCCCTGAACAAGATTTGCACCGAGctttcttctcaacaagtcGAGGAATATTTCATTCCCCTCACAATTCGCCTCGCCAAGGCCGATTGGTTCACATCAAAGGTTTCGGGATGCGGCCTCTTCACAACTCCTTATAACAAAGTCTCCCCACCCGTCCAAGAGCAGCTGCGCCAGCAGTTTGGCCTGCTGGTTCACGATGAGACACCCATGGTCCGTCGCCAGGCTGCCACCAATCTCGCCAAGTTTGTCAAGGAGATGCCCGCCACCATCGTTGTCGACGAAATGATACCCCTCTTCCAACACCTCGCGCAAGATGATCAGGATAGCGTCCGATTACTCACAGTCGAGGTTCTCATCTCTATTGCCGAAGCCGTTCCCAAAGAGCAACAGGCCAGCCATGGTGTGTTGCTGACAGCTCTACGCAATTTGATAGAGGACAAGAGTTGGAGAGTCCGATACATGATCGCAGATCGGTTTGAGAAG ATTGCTAAGGCGGTAGACGAGGAGGTTGTTTCTAGAGACCTCGTTCCCGCATTCGTAAAACTTCTCAAGGACAACGAGGCCGAGGTACGAACCGCTATTGCTGGCCAGATTCCCGGCTTCTGTGCTCTTGTGGATCGTAACGTGCTCCTCAACGACATCATGGGCAGCATTGAGGATCTTGTCTCGGATACATCCCAACATGTCCGTGCTGCGCTTGGTACCCAGATCAGTGGCCTGGCTCCTATCCTTGGAAAGCAAGA AACTATCGACCACCTTCTCCCCATGTTCCTCCAGATGCTTAAGGACGAGTTCCCGGAGGTTAGGCTCcacatcatctccaagcttGAGCTCGTGAACCAAG TCATTGGTATCGACCTCCTCTCACAGTCACTTCTTCCCGCAATTGTACAACTCGCCGAGGATAAGCAATGGCGAGTAAGACTTGCGATTATCGAGTACATCCCTCTCCTCGCCAGTCAACTGGGCGTTCAATTCTTCGATGAGAAGCTCAGCAATTTGTGCATGGGCTGGCTGGGAGATACCGTTTTCTCTATCCGTGAAGCCGCTACTCACAACCTGAAGAAGCTCACTGAGgtctttggtgttgagtgGGCAAGCGAAGCTATCATCCCCAAGGTTATGGCTATGGGTAACCACCCTAACTACCTTTACAGGATGACCACCTGCTTTGCTATTTCG ACATTGGCGAGCGTTGTGAGCATGGATGTGATTGCCAAGTCGATCCTCCCTATGCTCGACAAGCTGGTCACTGACGATATCCCCAACATCCGTTTCAACGTGGCCAAGACATACCGCGTCCTCATCAATGTGCTTCGACGTCTGCCAGACGAGGGTACCCTGTATGATCTGGAGAAGCAGGGCAGTGAGATCACACCGTCGCCTCGGGGCTCGGAGCTGATCCAACAAAGAGTTGTTCCTAACCTGGAGAAGTTGCAAAAGGACGACGACGTGGATGTGCGATACTTTGCGACGACAGCAGCTGCCGAGATCTCGGGACCCATTGCTGGCGGGGAGCCTATGAATACATCGCCATAG